One Paenibacillus riograndensis SBR5 DNA segment encodes these proteins:
- a CDS encoding chemotaxis protein CheA produces MDMNQYLSMFIDESNDHLQSLNESMMGLEANPEDLSIVQVIFRSAHTLKGMAATMGFEDLASLTHQMENVLDLVRNNKLRMQDFIFDTLFKSLDALESMVEDITGGGEGKADVSAIVASLQAIVRGEIPTAASTAAPSAAAPAAEAPVFLDEFQYSVLEQSLQEGHKVLYVDVAIRKDCQLKAVRAYMVFDLLERSGEVVKSFPSVQDIEQEKFDHSFSLYYITQKEASEIQAMILNLSEIDKVTAVALDQESLRQMGQDMVAATAEAPAPAKEAAPVSNASPASAAHAKEEAGKPAPVRTGGAPSRTIRVDIERLDVLMNLFSELLIDRVRLEQLASEVQNTDLTETVEHMGRVSGDLQNIVMKLRMVPVDTVFNRFPRMVRDLAKSLDKKIDLVVTGAETELDRTVIDEIGDPLVHLLRNAVDHGVEGIQDRLAAGKSDTGTVNLRAFHSGNHVFIEIEDDGAGINPQKILQSAIKKGILSQEQASSYSDDEAIQLLFAPGFSTAEVISDVSGRGVGLDVVKSKITSLGGNVVVYSTQGKGTNFSVQLPLTLSIIAAMLVRLGTEKYAIPLSSIVETGIVKQTQIRSIHGNKMVEFRNSHIPLVSLSKIFSVPDYDESTEEETEIVVVRKGERLVALAVQDFIGQNEIVIKNLGKYLPEVQGISGATILGDGQVALIIDPNAFIK; encoded by the coding sequence ATGGACATGAACCAATATTTATCCATGTTTATTGATGAGTCAAATGATCATCTGCAGTCATTGAACGAAAGTATGATGGGGCTTGAAGCAAATCCTGAAGATCTGAGTATTGTACAGGTTATTTTCCGCTCTGCCCATACCTTGAAGGGTATGGCGGCAACCATGGGCTTTGAGGATTTGGCTTCACTTACGCACCAAATGGAGAATGTTCTGGACTTAGTGCGCAACAACAAGCTGCGGATGCAGGATTTCATTTTTGACACCCTGTTCAAAAGTCTGGACGCCCTGGAATCCATGGTCGAGGATATTACAGGCGGCGGAGAGGGCAAAGCGGATGTATCGGCCATTGTTGCGTCTTTGCAGGCGATTGTCCGTGGCGAGATCCCGACCGCAGCCAGTACTGCAGCCCCTTCGGCAGCAGCACCGGCTGCCGAAGCTCCCGTATTCCTTGATGAGTTTCAATACTCCGTTCTGGAGCAGTCGCTCCAGGAAGGCCATAAGGTGCTGTATGTCGATGTGGCCATCCGCAAGGACTGCCAGCTCAAAGCAGTGCGGGCCTATATGGTCTTTGATCTCCTCGAACGTTCCGGCGAGGTCGTCAAATCCTTCCCTTCGGTTCAGGACATAGAGCAGGAGAAATTTGACCATAGCTTTTCGCTCTATTACATAACCCAAAAGGAAGCCAGTGAGATCCAGGCGATGATTCTGAATCTGTCTGAGATTGACAAGGTGACTGCGGTAGCTCTGGATCAGGAATCCTTGCGTCAGATGGGTCAGGACATGGTTGCGGCTACGGCCGAAGCGCCTGCTCCTGCAAAAGAAGCTGCCCCTGTTTCTAATGCTTCACCGGCATCTGCCGCACATGCCAAAGAAGAAGCCGGCAAACCGGCTCCTGTGAGAACAGGAGGAGCGCCCTCCCGGACGATCCGTGTAGACATTGAACGGCTTGATGTGCTGATGAATCTCTTCAGCGAGCTGCTCATCGACCGGGTCCGGCTGGAGCAGCTTGCTTCAGAGGTTCAGAACACCGATCTGACGGAAACTGTAGAACATATGGGCCGGGTCAGCGGAGATCTGCAGAATATTGTCATGAAGCTGCGCATGGTCCCGGTGGATACCGTGTTCAACCGGTTCCCGCGCATGGTTCGTGACCTTGCCAAATCCCTGGACAAAAAAATCGATCTGGTTGTTACCGGCGCCGAGACGGAGCTGGACCGCACTGTTATCGATGAAATCGGTGATCCGCTGGTTCACTTGCTGCGAAACGCTGTAGACCACGGTGTCGAAGGGATTCAAGACCGTTTAGCCGCAGGCAAGTCTGATACAGGAACGGTTAACCTGAGGGCATTCCACAGCGGCAACCATGTCTTTATCGAAATCGAAGATGACGGTGCCGGAATCAATCCGCAGAAAATACTGCAGTCGGCGATCAAAAAAGGCATTCTTTCGCAAGAACAAGCATCGAGTTATTCCGATGATGAGGCAATACAACTCCTGTTCGCACCGGGTTTCAGTACCGCTGAAGTAATCTCCGATGTATCCGGCCGCGGTGTGGGATTGGATGTTGTCAAATCAAAAATCACCTCACTGGGCGGGAATGTGGTGGTCTATTCCACCCAAGGCAAAGGTACCAATTTCTCAGTGCAGCTGCCGCTGACCTTGTCGATTATCGCAGCTATGCTTGTCCGTCTGGGCACAGAGAAATACGCGATACCGCTCTCGTCCATTGTGGAAACCGGCATTGTGAAGCAAACCCAGATCCGGAGCATTCACGGCAACAAAATGGTGGAGTTCCGCAACAGCCATATTCCGCTGGTTTCACTAAGCAAAATCTTTTCAGTACCGGATTATGATGAAAGCACGGAGGAAGAGACGGAAATTGTGGTTGTGCGTAAGGGGGAACGCCTGGTCGCTCTGGCAGTACAGGATTTTATTGGGCAGAACGAAATTGTCATCAAGAATCTCGGCAAATATTTGCCTGAGGTTCAAGGCATATCCGGCGCCACCATTCTTGGTGACGGGCAGGTCGCACTCATTATTGATCCGAATGCTTTTATTAAATAA
- the cheB gene encoding protein-glutamate methylesterase/protein-glutamine glutaminase, with product MKPYRVLVVDDSAFMRKIISDLIENDANFQVAATASNGREAIEKVNELSPDLVTMDVEMPEMNGLEALKIIMAQRPLPVIMLSGINEEGMKETILALEWGAFDFIRKPSISNSQDIIAVGVSLREQMKEAMLARQQREARASAYKVPELPAAEAAPAPQPERGPVKRSPESPKKAPELPRKPADRLKAKPELSPASEKDKGKSSPGRTAPDSAFPPDAAKRPALPPKPASDPSRNRSKEEAKPAQPDSRPAASAAANYESSAAGGDRKSANKGLRKLVAVGCSTGGPRALKAFLENIPADFPAPIVIVQHMPPNFTKSLAQRLNTFSPLEVAEAEQGMILRQGAAYIAPGGYHMRVVPAAGGQYAIDLTLEEARNGHRPSVDTLFESILPYTSLERHAVIMTGMGSDGARMMKSLYDSGVTSTFAESEETCVVYGMPRSAVELQCVRHVLPLQEIAPRLVQAVK from the coding sequence ATGAAACCTTATCGAGTTTTGGTTGTTGATGATTCTGCATTCATGCGCAAGATCATTTCCGATTTAATTGAAAATGATGCTAACTTTCAGGTTGCGGCGACGGCATCCAACGGACGTGAAGCCATTGAAAAAGTCAACGAACTTTCTCCGGATCTGGTCACCATGGATGTCGAAATGCCGGAAATGAACGGCCTGGAGGCGCTCAAAATAATAATGGCGCAGCGTCCTCTGCCGGTAATCATGCTCTCAGGTATTAATGAAGAGGGCATGAAGGAAACCATTCTGGCACTGGAGTGGGGGGCTTTTGATTTTATCCGCAAGCCCTCCATATCGAACTCACAGGATATTATAGCTGTGGGCGTTTCGCTGAGAGAGCAAATGAAAGAGGCAATGCTTGCCCGCCAGCAGCGCGAAGCCAGAGCATCCGCATACAAGGTGCCTGAGCTGCCCGCTGCAGAGGCGGCCCCTGCACCGCAACCGGAGCGCGGGCCTGTCAAACGAAGTCCGGAATCTCCCAAGAAAGCTCCGGAGCTTCCACGCAAGCCGGCTGACAGGCTGAAGGCCAAGCCGGAATTGAGCCCTGCCTCAGAGAAGGATAAGGGAAAAAGTTCGCCGGGAAGAACAGCTCCGGATAGCGCTTTTCCGCCAGACGCGGCCAAGCGGCCCGCGCTGCCTCCCAAGCCGGCTTCCGATCCCTCCAGAAACCGTTCGAAAGAGGAAGCCAAACCGGCACAGCCGGATTCGCGCCCGGCTGCTTCGGCTGCTGCCAATTATGAATCATCTGCAGCAGGCGGGGACCGCAAATCCGCCAACAAGGGATTGCGCAAGCTGGTAGCCGTCGGATGTTCCACGGGCGGTCCAAGAGCTTTAAAAGCATTTCTTGAAAATATTCCGGCTGATTTTCCAGCACCTATTGTCATTGTGCAGCATATGCCGCCCAATTTCACCAAGTCGCTGGCCCAGCGGCTGAATACTTTCAGCCCGCTTGAAGTGGCGGAAGCAGAACAGGGAATGATTCTGCGCCAGGGGGCGGCATACATAGCTCCCGGCGGTTATCATATGAGGGTAGTTCCGGCTGCGGGCGGTCAATATGCGATTGATCTGACTTTGGAAGAAGCCCGCAACGGACACCGTCCATCGGTGGATACACTCTTCGAATCCATCCTTCCATACACCTCACTGGAGCGGCACGCAGTGATTATGACAGGGATGGGCAGCGATGGTGCCAGAATGATGAAGTCACTTTATGATTCAGGAGTGACCTCCACCTTTGCCGAAAGTGAAGAAACCTGTGTGGTTTACGGGATGCCGCGTTCTGCGGTGGAATTGCAGTGTGTAAGACATGTCCTGCCTTTGCAAGAAATTGCTCCAAGGCTGGTGCAAGCCGTAAAATAA
- a CDS encoding MinD/ParA family protein: MMDQAQSLRRLVSSQGPKRASGGEASARIITVCSGKGGVGKSNFTLNFALTLQAMGKRVLLFDADIGMANIDVLMGVSAKYNLYHLLKREADIGEIIHKGPKGLPFIAGGSGMDELFSLSEADLSYFTDQITGIADTMDFILFDTGAGLSKETMKFITSADDCLVVTTPEPTAITDAYALIKVVNNSHPKVSFRLIVNQAGDEKEAHATSDKIRMAASRFLQLDISFLGYISSDTHVVQAVKRQIPFSVAFPNSSAAKDVHRLALSYLAADSADTTKVQGIKGFISKWLKRKE; the protein is encoded by the coding sequence GTGATGGATCAGGCGCAATCCCTGAGGAGGCTTGTGTCCAGCCAGGGACCCAAACGTGCATCCGGAGGGGAGGCATCCGCCCGGATTATCACTGTTTGCAGTGGGAAGGGGGGGGTCGGCAAATCGAATTTCACCTTGAACTTTGCCCTCACACTCCAAGCGATGGGCAAACGAGTGCTCTTGTTCGATGCTGATATCGGTATGGCGAATATAGATGTGCTTATGGGTGTGTCGGCTAAGTATAATCTTTATCATTTACTGAAAAGGGAAGCGGATATCGGAGAGATCATTCATAAAGGACCCAAGGGGCTTCCTTTTATCGCAGGCGGTTCAGGTATGGACGAGCTTTTTTCGCTGTCTGAGGCGGATTTGAGCTACTTCACGGACCAGATCACCGGAATTGCGGACACGATGGATTTTATTCTCTTCGATACAGGAGCAGGGCTTTCCAAAGAAACCATGAAATTCATTACTTCGGCGGATGACTGCCTGGTGGTCACTACACCTGAACCCACTGCGATAACGGATGCTTACGCACTGATAAAGGTAGTAAATAACTCCCATCCGAAGGTTTCCTTCCGGCTGATCGTCAATCAGGCAGGGGATGAGAAAGAGGCGCACGCCACCAGTGATAAAATCCGCATGGCGGCAAGCCGGTTTTTGCAATTGGATATTTCTTTTCTTGGATATATCAGCAGCGACACCCATGTAGTTCAGGCAGTAAAGAGGCAGATTCCATTCTCGGTGGCTTTTCCGAACAGTTCGGCAGCCAAAGATGTGCATAGGCTTGCGCTTAGCTATTTGGCCGCTGATTCGGCAGACACCACTAAAGTTCAAGGCATCAAGGGATTTATCAGCAAGTGGTTGAAGCGAAAAGAATAA
- a CDS encoding flagellar biosynthesis protein FlhF: protein MRVKRYVVDTMPDAMHSIRSELGSDAVILSTKEVRVGGFMGMFKKKKIEVVAAVEDAQKPGASAKTPAALLNIPRSAVPQAYQKAAAASSAPAAAGANEPAARTASSGSEAAAKQTFAEIAAALSDTLENKGNVAVLPAVQEEEEETGYLEADEAPIQHSAAPAAKLASMAAIDEARNKKLNAASTSELESDVLREIRDMKQWMERIARYSSGAVELPEQLEQIRDRLMEQETDAVLVDEWISNIFDQWHEEGRIWTPEEFNVRMAAQVEDFLSGRIANGIAPDTRIVYIAGPTGVGKTTTIAKLAAEQLFRQGRKVGLITSDTYRISAVEQLRTYAAILNMPLEVVQSPGDLQRALFRLESCDLVLMDTAGRNYRNEMLVAELQSLLAKELKSETFLVLSLTSKSRDMKKIVEHFGRYQLDKVIFTKLDETGSYGPLFNVLNDFPLKLSYITNGQNVPDDLLAATKDQLSGMILGTGGM from the coding sequence ATGAGAGTGAAGCGTTATGTGGTCGACACGATGCCTGACGCCATGCATTCCATCCGCAGCGAGCTGGGAAGCGATGCCGTCATTTTAAGCACCAAGGAGGTCAGAGTCGGCGGTTTCATGGGGATGTTCAAAAAGAAGAAAATTGAGGTTGTTGCAGCAGTGGAGGACGCCCAGAAGCCTGGAGCGTCTGCAAAGACACCAGCTGCCCTGCTGAACATTCCGCGCAGCGCAGTTCCCCAAGCATACCAGAAGGCTGCGGCCGCCTCTTCGGCACCTGCAGCCGCTGGTGCAAATGAACCAGCGGCTCGGACGGCCTCCTCAGGGAGTGAGGCAGCGGCGAAGCAGACTTTTGCCGAGATTGCTGCGGCGTTGTCTGATACCTTAGAGAACAAAGGGAATGTAGCCGTACTGCCTGCGGTCCAGGAGGAGGAAGAAGAGACTGGCTACTTGGAAGCCGATGAAGCTCCAATTCAACATTCAGCAGCTCCAGCTGCTAAGCTTGCAAGCATGGCAGCCATAGATGAGGCCCGGAACAAGAAGTTGAATGCCGCATCTACATCTGAACTGGAAAGTGATGTGCTGCGGGAGATTCGCGACATGAAGCAATGGATGGAGCGGATTGCCCGTTATTCATCTGGTGCTGTAGAGCTTCCGGAGCAGCTGGAGCAAATAAGAGACCGTCTGATGGAGCAGGAGACGGATGCCGTTCTGGTCGATGAGTGGATCAGCAATATTTTTGACCAATGGCATGAGGAAGGCCGCATCTGGACCCCGGAGGAATTCAATGTCAGGATGGCCGCTCAGGTTGAGGATTTTTTATCCGGGCGCATTGCTAACGGGATTGCGCCGGATACGCGGATTGTTTACATCGCGGGACCTACAGGTGTCGGCAAGACCACTACCATTGCCAAACTTGCCGCTGAGCAGTTGTTCAGGCAAGGGCGCAAGGTTGGACTGATTACCTCGGACACCTACCGGATTTCGGCCGTAGAGCAGCTTCGCACTTATGCGGCTATACTCAATATGCCTCTGGAGGTTGTACAGTCTCCTGGTGATTTGCAAAGAGCCTTGTTCCGGCTCGAAAGCTGTGATTTAGTGCTTATGGATACGGCAGGCCGGAATTACCGTAACGAAATGCTGGTAGCGGAGCTGCAGAGCCTTTTGGCCAAAGAGCTTAAAAGTGAAACCTTTCTGGTGCTCAGCCTGACCTCCAAAAGCCGGGATATGAAAAAGATTGTTGAACATTTTGGCCGCTATCAGCTCGATAAAGTGATCTTTACTAAACTGGACGAGACAGGAAGTTATGGTCCGCTCTTCAATGTTCTGAATGATTTCCCGCTCAAGCTTTCCTATATAACCAACGGTCAGAATGTACCCGATGATTTGCTGGCTGCTACCAAAGATCAGCTTAGCGGGATGATTTTGGGAACAGGGGGAATGTGA
- the flhA gene encoding flagellar biosynthesis protein FlhA — translation MKARDLTVLLGVIGIVLMMILPIPAWLLDVLLIINISIALTIILVAMNTKDPLQFSIFPSLLLITTLFRLALNISTTKLILSDGHAGEVVATFGSWIARGQIAIGFIVFLILVVVQFIVITKGSERVAEVGARFTLDAMPGKQMSIDADLNAGMINEQQAGERRRKIEREADFFGSMDGASKFVKGDAIASIIILLINLIGGFIIGMSVHGMSFQAALSTYSVLTIGDGLVSQIPALLISTAAGLIVTRAASDGNLAEDLTGQLLSYPKLLYIVAVTIAFLGFFTPITVMSTLPLAGLLGYAAYTMSQKASRQQIAEEQLVEEKQIEEVRSPESVINLLSVDAIEFEFGYGLIPLADTGQGGDLLDRIIMIRRQCALEMGLVVPVIRIRDNIQLKPNEYVIKIKGNNVGGGELLLNHYLAMSPGYEDESIHGIETVEPSFGLPALWIDESVKERAELSGYTVVDPPSVVATHLTELIKRYGHELLGRQETKQLVDNLRENYPVLVDELVPSVLAIGDIQKVLGKLLREKISIRDLVTIFETLADYGTYTKDPDVLTEYVRQSLSRQITQQFSQTGETLRVITVGPNLEKKISESVQQTEQGSYLALDPVSTQTVYQRLTEQINRLLQSGQQPIVLTSPTIRMYLRQVIERTMQDIPVLSYSELEPNIEIQSVGVVNL, via the coding sequence TTGAAAGCAAGAGATCTAACAGTTCTACTGGGTGTTATCGGTATTGTGCTTATGATGATTCTGCCCATCCCGGCTTGGCTTCTGGATGTACTGCTAATTATCAATATTTCGATAGCCTTAACTATTATACTGGTAGCAATGAATACAAAAGACCCACTGCAGTTCTCGATATTCCCTTCATTGCTGTTAATCACAACCTTGTTTCGTCTGGCGCTGAATATTTCAACCACGAAGTTGATTCTGTCGGATGGTCATGCGGGTGAGGTTGTAGCTACGTTCGGAAGCTGGATTGCCCGGGGACAAATCGCTATTGGATTCATTGTCTTCCTGATCCTTGTCGTCGTGCAGTTCATTGTTATTACAAAAGGTTCGGAACGTGTAGCCGAGGTAGGTGCCCGGTTTACACTGGATGCGATGCCCGGCAAACAGATGAGTATTGATGCCGATTTGAACGCTGGCATGATTAATGAACAGCAGGCTGGTGAACGCAGACGCAAGATTGAACGTGAAGCCGACTTTTTCGGGTCTATGGATGGTGCGAGTAAGTTCGTCAAGGGGGATGCCATTGCGAGCATCATCATCCTGCTGATCAATCTGATTGGCGGTTTCATTATCGGTATGTCTGTTCACGGAATGTCTTTCCAGGCTGCTCTTTCGACTTACTCCGTATTGACAATCGGGGATGGTCTGGTCAGCCAAATTCCAGCATTGCTCATTTCAACCGCTGCCGGACTTATTGTTACCCGCGCAGCATCAGACGGCAATCTGGCGGAAGATTTAACTGGACAACTACTTTCTTATCCAAAGCTTCTGTATATCGTGGCCGTAACTATTGCTTTCCTCGGTTTTTTCACCCCGATTACAGTGATGTCTACCTTGCCACTAGCGGGGCTATTAGGCTATGCCGCTTATACTATGAGCCAAAAGGCCAGCCGTCAGCAAATAGCTGAAGAACAGCTGGTTGAAGAAAAACAGATCGAGGAAGTGCGCAGTCCGGAAAGTGTAATCAACCTGCTCTCTGTCGATGCTATCGAATTTGAGTTCGGGTACGGGCTTATCCCCCTTGCTGACACGGGCCAGGGCGGCGATTTGCTGGATCGTATTATCATGATCAGGCGGCAGTGTGCATTGGAGATGGGTCTTGTCGTCCCTGTTATTCGCATTCGCGACAATATTCAACTAAAACCGAATGAATATGTGATCAAAATTAAAGGAAATAACGTTGGCGGTGGTGAATTATTACTTAATCACTATCTGGCAATGAGTCCAGGGTATGAGGATGAGTCGATTCATGGAATTGAGACGGTAGAACCATCCTTTGGTCTGCCAGCGCTATGGATTGACGAGTCTGTGAAGGAACGGGCCGAATTGTCAGGCTATACCGTGGTTGATCCCCCTTCAGTAGTGGCTACACATTTGACCGAGCTTATCAAACGTTATGGCCATGAGCTGCTGGGACGACAGGAAACCAAGCAACTTGTCGACAATCTCCGCGAAAATTATCCTGTGCTGGTGGACGAGCTTGTGCCTTCCGTACTGGCCATCGGGGATATTCAAAAGGTACTCGGCAAGCTGCTGCGTGAGAAAATCTCGATTCGTGACCTGGTGACTATTTTTGAAACGTTGGCGGACTACGGAACCTATACCAAAGACCCGGATGTTCTGACTGAATATGTCCGGCAGTCCCTCTCCAGACAGATTACACAGCAGTTCTCACAGACCGGAGAGACGTTAAGGGTGATCACAGTGGGACCGAATCTGGAAAAGAAAATCTCCGAAAGTGTGCAGCAGACGGAGCAGGGCAGCTATCTTGCGCTGGACCCTGTCTCGACACAGACCGTTTACCAGCGGCTTACGGAGCAAATCAACCGTTTGCTTCAATCGGGACAGCAGCCTATAGTACTGACCTCCCCGACAATACGGATGTATCTGCGCCAGGTGATTGAACGGACCATGCAGGACATCCCGGTGTTGTCCTACAGTGAGCTGGAGCCAAATATTGAAATCCAAAGCGTTGGGGTGGTGAATCTATGA
- the flhB gene encoding flagellar biosynthesis protein FlhB yields MPKTKRYALNLQHFGGDKTEKATPKKRQEARKKGQVAKSAELSGAVVLLSALLTLMMFGGFIKERVVKLYTDVFQNRMMMQVTPENVSEMFRHYGLQILILLAPLFIITFVMALVVNLAEVGFMMVTEGLTPKFSKINPIKGFKNIFSMRSFVEFLKSIFKLLIIGYLVYSTLWGEKESFASLAHVSAEGAYRFAAKMTMNLGIKIGAVLLIMAVFDYIYQKYEHEKSLKMSKQDIKDEYKKMEGDPIIKGKIRERQRRMAMQRMMQEVPNADVIITNPTHFAVALKYDGSQMEAPQIIAKGQDFVALRIRELAKEHGVITMENKPLARALFQRTEIGDVVPADLFQAVAEVLAYVYKLNGKRR; encoded by the coding sequence ATGCCGAAAACGAAACGTTATGCACTCAATCTTCAGCATTTCGGGGGAGACAAAACAGAGAAAGCAACCCCGAAGAAACGGCAGGAGGCACGTAAAAAGGGCCAAGTTGCAAAAAGTGCTGAACTATCCGGTGCGGTTGTGTTGTTATCGGCTCTTCTGACCTTAATGATGTTTGGGGGTTTCATAAAAGAACGGGTTGTTAAGCTGTATACGGATGTCTTTCAGAACCGGATGATGATGCAAGTGACTCCTGAGAATGTATCCGAGATGTTTCGGCATTACGGTCTACAGATATTAATTCTCCTGGCTCCGCTGTTCATCATTACGTTTGTGATGGCTCTTGTGGTGAATTTGGCTGAAGTCGGTTTTATGATGGTCACTGAAGGGCTGACTCCAAAATTCAGCAAGATCAATCCGATCAAAGGCTTCAAGAATATTTTCTCCATGCGTTCTTTTGTGGAGTTCCTAAAATCCATCTTCAAGCTTCTGATAATCGGCTATCTGGTCTACAGTACCCTTTGGGGGGAAAAGGAAAGCTTCGCTTCCCTGGCTCATGTTAGCGCGGAAGGGGCTTACCGGTTTGCAGCTAAGATGACTATGAACCTGGGCATCAAAATCGGGGCGGTACTCTTGATAATGGCTGTTTTTGATTACATTTATCAAAAGTACGAACATGAGAAGAGCTTGAAAATGTCCAAACAGGATATCAAAGATGAATATAAAAAAATGGAAGGCGATCCGATCATTAAAGGCAAGATCAGGGAACGGCAGCGAAGAATGGCTATGCAGCGGATGATGCAGGAGGTTCCTAATGCGGATGTGATCATCACTAACCCGACACATTTTGCAGTTGCCTTGAAATATGACGGGTCCCAAATGGAGGCTCCGCAAATTATAGCCAAAGGCCAGGACTTTGTGGCACTCCGTATTCGTGAACTGGCTAAGGAGCATGGTGTTATAACTATGGAGAACAAGCCGCTCGCACGAGCGTTATTTCAAAGGACAGAAATCGGCGATGTCGTTCCTGCCGATCTTTTTCAGGCAGTAGCTGAAGTACTCGCTTATGTTTACAAGCTTAATGGTAAGAGGAGATAA
- the fliR gene encoding flagellar biosynthetic protein FliR, producing METWLQNFPVFLLIFCRISAFFVVVPVFSTRSIPATFKIGLSFFVALVIFSSRGTGIAVPQDLTYILLIAREALIGLLLGFIAYLMFMAIQTAGSFIDIQIGFGIANVIDPMTGTSAPVIGNFKYLIATLLFLSMNGHHYLLDAIVYSYKWVPIDNNLLIKMIDGSLSEFLVRSFAQSFMLAFQMSAPLVTALFLTDIGLAFLARTAPQYNVFVIGVPLKIIVGLALLLLLMPGLALLFQNLFDIMFESMHNLLGLMGKSP from the coding sequence ATGGAGACATGGCTTCAAAATTTTCCCGTCTTTTTGTTGATTTTTTGTCGAATTTCCGCTTTTTTTGTTGTCGTTCCTGTTTTTTCTACGAGAAGCATTCCGGCGACGTTCAAGATAGGACTCTCCTTTTTTGTAGCATTGGTCATTTTCAGCTCAAGAGGGACGGGGATTGCCGTTCCCCAGGACTTGACCTACATTCTGCTGATTGCCCGTGAGGCATTAATAGGCTTACTGCTTGGTTTTATCGCCTATCTGATGTTTATGGCCATACAGACAGCCGGTTCCTTCATTGATATCCAAATCGGCTTCGGGATTGCCAACGTCATTGATCCAATGACTGGCACCTCAGCTCCTGTCATCGGGAACTTCAAATATTTGATTGCTACTTTGCTGTTCCTGAGCATGAACGGACACCATTATTTACTGGATGCTATCGTGTACAGCTATAAATGGGTTCCGATAGATAATAATCTATTGATCAAAATGATAGACGGAAGCCTGTCAGAATTTCTGGTCCGCTCGTTTGCACAGTCATTTATGCTGGCTTTTCAGATGTCGGCCCCCCTGGTTACCGCACTTTTTCTTACGGATATTGGTCTGGCCTTTCTGGCAAGAACGGCTCCGCAGTATAACGTGTTCGTCATCGGGGTTCCTCTCAAAATCATTGTAGGACTTGCGCTGCTTCTATTATTAATGCCGGGTCTGGCCTTGCTGTTCCAGAATCTATTCGACATCATGTTTGAGTCCATGCACAATCTGCTGGGCCTTATGGGGAAGAGTCCTTAG
- the fliQ gene encoding flagellar biosynthesis protein FliQ, protein MNTEFIIGLAGQAVYLVLETSAPMLILGLVVGLIVSIFQATTQIQEQTLAFIPKIVAVLLALLLFGPWIITKLVDFTGQILGSLNMYIG, encoded by the coding sequence ATGAATACGGAATTTATTATCGGCCTAGCCGGTCAAGCCGTATATTTAGTGCTCGAAACCAGCGCTCCCATGTTGATTCTTGGTCTGGTGGTAGGACTAATTGTCAGCATATTCCAGGCTACAACCCAGATCCAGGAGCAAACCCTGGCGTTTATTCCAAAAATCGTAGCTGTGCTGCTTGCATTACTGCTGTTTGGACCATGGATCATTACCAAACTGGTAGACTTTACCGGGCAAATTCTGGGCAGCCTCAATATGTACATCGGTTAA